Proteins from one Prevotella sp. E2-28 genomic window:
- a CDS encoding RNA polymerase sigma factor, with protein MSALTETELIVAVRQGRREGQTEMVSRYAERIFAMIARQVPDMMDAQELTQDTFLRAFSHIDSYDPRKASLSTWLCRIAYRLTLDHLKRRRPMIVSMEDNTDISNEELEAELSTGREERIEQLMEVIDELPDDERMLLTLYYFEDRPLTEITYITGIEPKALANRLYRTRKKLCKKLENNEQTQRYRPARGATSEIR; from the coding sequence ATGAGTGCTCTGACAGAGACAGAACTGATAGTGGCCGTTCGTCAAGGACGGCGGGAGGGACAGACTGAGATGGTCAGTCGCTATGCCGAGCGCATCTTCGCTATGATTGCGAGACAGGTGCCCGACATGATGGACGCTCAGGAACTGACACAAGACACCTTTCTACGGGCCTTCAGTCATATAGACAGCTACGACCCTCGCAAGGCTTCACTCTCCACCTGGCTCTGTCGCATCGCCTACCGCCTGACGCTCGACCATCTAAAACGACGACGGCCCATGATTGTCTCTATGGAAGACAACACAGACATCAGCAACGAAGAGCTAGAGGCAGAACTGAGTACTGGACGCGAAGAAAGAATAGAGCAACTGATGGAAGTGATAGACGAACTGCCTGACGACGAGCGAATGCTCCTGACGCTCTACTACTTCGAAGACCGTCCGCTTACAGAGATAACCTATATCACAGGAATCGAGCCCAAGGCACTAGCCAACCGTCTTTACAGGACGCGAAAAAAACTATGTAAGAAATTAGAAAATAATGAACAAACTCAAAGATACAGACCTGCGCGAGGCGCTACATCGGAAATACGCTGA